From Streptomyces sp. NBC_00775, one genomic window encodes:
- a CDS encoding geranyl diphosphate 2-C-methyltransferase, which produces MSVTETENTVANVLRTAYQKSVANYWNAEKNDVNLKLGEIDDLYHHHYGLGDYDPSVLEGPAETREQRMIEEMHRLETAQADVLLDHLGEIRPEHRLLDAGSGRGGTSIMANARFGCSVDGVSISQQQVSFANEQAARRGVTDKVGFHFRNMLGTGFDTGSRRAIWTNETTMYVDLFELYGEFARLLEYGGRYVCITGCSNDVQGLRSKAVSKIDEHYTCNIHSRSEYFKALSANGLVPINVVDLTAATIPYWELRARSEVATGIEEAFLTAYKEGSFHYLLIAADRI; this is translated from the coding sequence ATGTCTGTCACCGAAACGGAAAACACCGTGGCCAACGTCCTGCGCACCGCGTACCAGAAGTCGGTCGCCAACTACTGGAACGCGGAGAAGAACGACGTCAACCTCAAGCTCGGCGAGATCGACGACCTCTACCACCACCACTACGGCCTCGGCGACTACGACCCGTCCGTCCTGGAAGGCCCGGCCGAGACCCGCGAGCAGCGCATGATCGAGGAGATGCACCGCCTGGAGACCGCGCAGGCGGACGTCCTCCTCGACCATCTCGGCGAGATCCGTCCGGAGCACCGTCTGCTGGACGCCGGCTCGGGCCGCGGCGGTACCAGCATCATGGCCAACGCCCGCTTCGGCTGCTCCGTGGACGGCGTCAGCATCTCGCAGCAGCAGGTGTCCTTCGCGAACGAGCAGGCCGCGCGGCGGGGCGTCACCGACAAGGTGGGCTTCCACTTCCGCAACATGCTCGGCACGGGCTTCGACACCGGCTCGCGCCGGGCCATCTGGACCAACGAGACCACGATGTACGTCGATCTCTTCGAGCTCTACGGGGAGTTCGCGCGGCTGCTGGAGTACGGCGGCCGGTATGTGTGCATCACCGGCTGCTCGAACGACGTCCAGGGACTGCGTTCCAAGGCCGTCAGCAAGATCGACGAGCACTACACCTGCAACATCCACTCGCGCAGTGAGTACTTCAAGGCGCTGTCCGCGAACGGCCTCGTACCGATCAATGTCGTCGACCTCACGGCGGCGACCATCCCCTACTGGGAGCTGCGGGCCAGGTCCGAGGTGGCGACGGGGATCGAGGAGGCGTTCCTGACGGCGTACAAGGAGGGAAGCTTCCACTATCTGCTGATCGCGGCGGACCGCATCTGA
- a CDS encoding family 2 encapsulin nanocompartment cargo protein terpene cyclase, with amino-acid sequence MSLISRTLAPPATHELAEVVTALLSARVTAEPRLPLDPQPSGTPQLPSTPKGLGTSAARIPRPTLPPRPDVVRLSTPGLLTGPTGLGTSAARTFTTEAPPPREPPSVEPASRLYCPPALRDDPALGETVTERLVEWAEEVGIYPGQLDKIRKADFGRLIMLAHPESDDPDRLLAAAKCALAEWAVDDHYVDGEVEEARHELLGQRLAIAHSVIDQAHLPLGYAPQLEEVVRADPVMRALRSSLGNLARYATTSQVRRLRHELAIMFVAYNQEGVWHTAEHTPPVWEFLMHRHENSFVPCMVLIDAVAGYELPYGEFADPRVRRAFTMAGSASVIVNDLYSMGKEDPTDTSLPRLIVSEDQCSLEEAVDRTVEIHNELMHTFEAEAAALALAGSPELRRFLAGTWAWLGGSREWHAGSARYATAA; translated from the coding sequence GTGTCCCTCATCTCCAGAACCCTTGCGCCTCCGGCGACCCATGAGCTGGCGGAGGTCGTGACGGCACTGCTGTCGGCGCGGGTGACGGCCGAACCGCGGCTTCCGCTCGACCCGCAGCCCTCGGGCACCCCGCAACTGCCGTCCACGCCGAAGGGGTTGGGCACCTCCGCGGCACGGATCCCCCGGCCGACCCTGCCGCCGCGGCCCGATGTCGTACGACTGTCGACGCCGGGCCTGCTCACCGGTCCCACCGGGCTGGGTACTTCGGCCGCCCGGACGTTCACCACGGAAGCACCACCACCGCGGGAGCCGCCCTCCGTCGAGCCGGCTTCGCGGCTGTACTGTCCACCCGCCCTCCGTGACGACCCCGCCCTCGGCGAGACCGTCACCGAGCGGCTGGTCGAGTGGGCCGAGGAGGTCGGGATCTATCCCGGTCAGCTCGACAAGATCCGCAAGGCCGACTTCGGACGGCTGATCATGCTGGCGCACCCGGAGTCGGACGACCCCGACCGGCTGCTCGCGGCGGCGAAGTGCGCGCTCGCGGAGTGGGCCGTAGACGACCACTATGTGGACGGAGAGGTGGAGGAGGCCCGGCACGAACTGCTGGGGCAGCGCCTCGCCATCGCCCACTCCGTGATCGACCAGGCGCACCTCCCGCTGGGGTACGCACCGCAGTTGGAGGAGGTGGTCCGGGCGGACCCCGTCATGCGCGCCCTCCGCTCGAGTCTCGGCAACCTCGCCCGGTACGCGACAACGTCACAGGTGCGCCGGCTCCGCCACGAGCTGGCGATCATGTTCGTCGCGTACAACCAGGAAGGCGTCTGGCACACGGCCGAACACACCCCGCCGGTCTGGGAGTTCCTGATGCACCGGCACGAGAACAGCTTCGTGCCGTGCATGGTGCTGATCGACGCGGTCGCCGGATACGAGTTGCCGTACGGCGAGTTCGCCGATCCGCGGGTGCGCCGCGCGTTCACCATGGCGGGCTCGGCGAGCGTGATCGTCAACGACCTGTACTCCATGGGCAAGGAGGACCCCACCGACACCAGCCTGCCCCGGCTGATCGTGTCCGAGGACCAGTGCTCCCTGGAGGAGGCGGTCGACCGCACCGTCGAGATCCACAACGAGCTCATGCACACCTTCGAGGCCGAGGCGGCCGCGCTCGCCCTCGCCGGCTCCCCCGAGCTCCGCCGCTTCCTGGCCGGCACCTGGGCCTGGCTCGGCGGCAGCCGCGAATGGCACGCGGGCAGCGCCCGTTACGCCACCGCCGCCTGA
- a CDS encoding family 2B encapsulin nanocompartment shell protein, with protein MSVETDTAPAAGAEDREQQSLGTAAARNLTTTTKSEPQMQGISSRWLTRMLPWVDVPGGTYRVNRRLSYTVGDGRMTFVKTGAQVRVVPAELGELPLLRGFSDGGTLGALADRFEQREYEPGQLIVEAGATADHVYLVAHGKVEKVGAGPYGDEAVVGLLADGDTFGGHVLAGLDGAWDFTARAATATTVLALPHAAYQAVAERYDGLRAHVERAGSDGYRPRNRSGEADIALSSGHVGEPELPGTFVDYELRPREYELSVAQTVLRVHTRVADLYSRPMDQTQQQLRLTVEALRERQEYELVNNADFGLLHNADYDQRISTRSGPPTPDDLDELLSMRRGTRFLFAHPRAIAAFGRECNKRGLYFGGVELNGHHLPAWRGVPLLPCGKIPVSRARTSSILALRTGEDDQGVIGLYQTGIPDEVEPALNVRFMGINEQAVISYLVSTYYSAAVLVPDALGILENVEVSRASGS; from the coding sequence ATGTCGGTCGAGACCGATACGGCGCCCGCGGCGGGCGCCGAGGATCGGGAGCAACAGAGCCTCGGGACAGCCGCGGCACGGAACCTGACGACGACGACCAAGTCCGAACCTCAGATGCAGGGCATCAGTTCGCGGTGGCTGACCCGCATGCTGCCCTGGGTGGACGTGCCGGGCGGCACGTACCGCGTGAACAGACGGCTCTCGTACACGGTCGGCGACGGCCGGATGACGTTCGTGAAGACCGGAGCGCAGGTCAGGGTCGTCCCGGCGGAGCTGGGCGAACTCCCGCTGCTGCGCGGGTTTTCGGACGGCGGAACACTGGGCGCGCTGGCGGACCGGTTCGAGCAGCGGGAGTACGAGCCCGGCCAGCTCATCGTGGAGGCCGGCGCGACGGCCGACCATGTGTACCTCGTCGCGCACGGCAAGGTGGAGAAGGTCGGAGCGGGTCCCTACGGGGACGAGGCGGTCGTCGGTCTGCTGGCCGACGGCGACACCTTCGGCGGGCATGTGCTCGCCGGGCTGGACGGGGCCTGGGACTTCACGGCCCGCGCGGCGACGGCCACCACGGTGCTCGCGTTGCCGCACGCGGCGTACCAGGCGGTGGCGGAGCGGTACGACGGGCTGCGGGCGCATGTAGAGCGGGCCGGCTCCGACGGGTACCGGCCGCGCAACCGCTCGGGCGAGGCCGACATCGCGCTCAGCTCGGGGCATGTGGGCGAGCCGGAGCTGCCCGGCACGTTCGTGGACTACGAACTGCGGCCGCGCGAGTACGAGTTGAGCGTCGCGCAGACCGTGCTGCGGGTGCACACCCGGGTCGCCGATCTCTACAGCCGGCCGATGGACCAGACCCAGCAGCAACTGCGGCTGACCGTCGAGGCGTTGCGTGAGCGCCAGGAGTACGAGCTGGTCAACAACGCGGACTTCGGGCTGCTGCACAACGCCGACTACGACCAGCGGATCTCCACCCGTTCCGGGCCGCCGACACCCGACGACCTGGACGAGCTGCTCAGCATGCGGCGCGGCACCCGCTTCCTGTTCGCCCACCCGCGGGCGATCGCCGCGTTCGGCCGGGAGTGCAACAAGCGCGGCCTCTACTTCGGCGGTGTCGAGCTCAACGGCCATCATCTGCCCGCGTGGCGCGGAGTGCCGCTGCTTCCGTGCGGCAAGATCCCGGTCAGCCGGGCCCGTACGTCGTCGATCCTCGCCCTGCGCACCGGCGAGGACGACCAGGGTGTCATCGGGCTGTACCAGACGGGGATCCCGGACGAGGTCGAACCGGCGCTGAACGTACGGTTCATGGGCATCAACGAGCAGGCGGTCATCTCGTACCTGGTCAGCACCTACTACTCGGCCGCGGTGCTGGTGCCGGACGCCCTCGGCATCCTGGAGAACGTCGAGGTCTCCCGCGCGAGCGGGAGCTGA
- a CDS encoding acyl-CoA dehydrogenase family protein, producing the protein MIAVPEPGLTEREVIERAVEMRATLLERQPETERLTHYPKDTHDDFLRAGFYRALQPRRYGGYEFGLSTFYRVITEIARGCPSTGWALSLTAAHVLQVATLFDEKAQDEIFGADGDFRAPSTVVPVGVAQPDGDGHVVLDGTWPYASGAPYATHYVGQTLRAPEKPGDPPGPFVLFVAPRAIWTVVDDWHGVLGLRGSGSNSIRIDQGRVPAYFTQEVSLLDLPVEGGTPGSKLHGNALYAGRAPSFFHGELAAIIIGIAYAAADEYARIVAERPLIADPSRTRAELHDYQRHLGEALGAIRTAEAALQHNAEDWMEVCRRNVSGEAPFSTAEDNRLALVFLTAGRMAWDVLQGILFRTAGSRYARDGERMQRYFRDAATYWTHVGPTMAEPLHRRVGCDRLGLPSDGIPLLP; encoded by the coding sequence GTGATCGCCGTTCCCGAACCCGGACTCACCGAACGCGAAGTGATCGAGCGGGCCGTGGAGATGCGGGCCACGCTGCTCGAACGGCAGCCGGAGACCGAGCGGTTGACGCACTATCCGAAGGACACCCACGACGACTTCCTGCGCGCCGGGTTCTACCGGGCGCTGCAACCACGCCGGTACGGCGGATACGAGTTCGGCCTGTCCACCTTCTATCGCGTCATCACCGAGATCGCCCGCGGCTGCCCCTCCACCGGCTGGGCCCTGTCCCTCACCGCCGCCCATGTCCTCCAGGTCGCCACCCTCTTCGACGAGAAGGCGCAGGACGAGATCTTCGGAGCCGACGGAGACTTCCGCGCCCCCTCCACCGTCGTACCGGTCGGCGTCGCCCAGCCCGACGGCGACGGTCATGTCGTACTCGACGGGACCTGGCCGTACGCGTCGGGCGCCCCCTACGCCACGCACTATGTCGGCCAGACCCTGCGCGCCCCCGAGAAGCCCGGCGACCCGCCGGGGCCGTTCGTCCTGTTCGTCGCGCCCCGCGCCATCTGGACGGTGGTCGACGACTGGCACGGGGTCCTCGGCCTGCGCGGCAGCGGATCCAACAGCATCCGCATCGACCAGGGGCGCGTCCCCGCGTACTTCACCCAGGAGGTGAGCCTGCTCGACCTGCCCGTCGAAGGCGGCACACCGGGCTCGAAGCTGCACGGCAACGCCCTGTACGCGGGGCGCGCGCCCAGCTTCTTCCACGGGGAGCTGGCCGCCATCATCATCGGCATCGCCTACGCCGCCGCGGACGAGTACGCCCGGATCGTCGCCGAACGCCCACTGATCGCCGACCCGAGCCGCACCCGCGCCGAACTCCACGACTACCAGCGGCACTTGGGCGAGGCACTGGGCGCGATCCGCACGGCCGAGGCGGCGCTCCAGCACAACGCCGAGGACTGGATGGAGGTCTGCCGCCGCAATGTCTCGGGCGAGGCCCCCTTCAGCACCGCCGAGGACAACCGGCTCGCGCTCGTCTTCCTCACCGCCGGACGCATGGCCTGGGATGTGCTGCAAGGCATCCTCTTCCGCACGGCGGGCTCCCGCTACGCGCGCGACGGCGAACGGATGCAGCGCTACTTCCGGGACGCGGCCACGTACTGGACCCATGTCGGCCCCACCATGGCCGAGCCGCTCCACCGGCGCGTCGGCTGCGACCGCCTCGGCCTGCCGTCGGACGGCATCCCGCTGCTGCCCTGA
- the pqqB gene encoding pyrroloquinoline quinone biosynthesis protein PqqB translates to MKVVLLGTAAGGGFPQWNCACALCAAARDGKLPARTQECVAVSGNCRDWWLLNASPDIRTQLTTTPALAPGPGPRDTPVRGVLLTDAEADHVMGLTVLRGGAGLKLYAAPPVLATLAPLRAMLDRYAPWAWADSLTEGGFVLAGGLVVSAHPVGSKAPKYVAGPVADAGWVTAYRIEDLASGGVLVYAPCLGGWTPVLDELLATATCALLDGTFYAAGEMGAAVRAPAGQAAMGHLPVSGARGSLAALARHPGPRRIYTHLNNTNPLLDPASDASARVTGTGVEVLPDGAEFVV, encoded by the coding sequence TTGAAAGTCGTCCTGCTGGGCACGGCCGCCGGTGGCGGCTTCCCTCAGTGGAACTGCGCCTGCGCGCTGTGCGCGGCCGCCCGCGACGGGAAACTGCCCGCGCGGACACAGGAGTGCGTCGCCGTCAGCGGCAACTGCCGCGACTGGTGGCTGCTCAACGCCTCACCCGACATCCGTACGCAGCTGACCACCACGCCCGCGCTCGCACCCGGGCCGGGCCCCAGGGACACGCCGGTACGCGGCGTGCTCCTGACGGACGCCGAGGCCGACCACGTCATGGGGCTGACCGTCCTGCGCGGCGGCGCGGGCCTCAAGCTCTACGCCGCGCCTCCCGTCCTCGCCACATTGGCCCCGCTGCGCGCGATGCTCGACCGCTACGCCCCGTGGGCGTGGGCGGACAGCCTGACCGAGGGCGGGTTCGTGCTGGCCGGCGGTCTGGTGGTGAGCGCTCACCCGGTCGGTTCCAAGGCCCCGAAGTACGTCGCCGGACCCGTCGCGGACGCCGGCTGGGTGACGGCGTACCGGATCGAGGACCTGGCCAGCGGGGGAGTGCTCGTCTACGCGCCCTGCCTGGGCGGTTGGACACCCGTGCTGGACGAACTGCTGGCCACGGCGACCTGCGCGCTGCTCGACGGCACCTTCTACGCGGCCGGCGAGATGGGCGCGGCGGTGCGGGCGCCCGCCGGGCAGGCCGCCATGGGACATCTGCCCGTCTCGGGAGCGCGCGGCAGCCTGGCCGCCCTGGCCCGCCATCCAGGGCCGCGCCGCATCTACACCCACCTCAACAACACGAACCCGCTGCTCGACCCGGCCTCGGACGCCTCTGCGCGGGTGACCGGGACCGGAGTCGAAGTCCTGCCGGACGGTGCGGAGTTCGTGGTCTAG
- a CDS encoding MarR family winged helix-turn-helix transcriptional regulator — translation MAAKTPGSPLEDQWREILSVHARTMCEIDRALHPHGLGASDFEVLDILASGTAAEPGEQCRVQNIAGRVHLSQSALSRLIGRLEKDGLVERTVCQEDRRGVWVALTEKGRALHAEVLPLQRAALERVLNGQGVL, via the coding sequence ATGGCAGCGAAGACGCCCGGCTCCCCCCTCGAAGACCAGTGGCGGGAGATCCTCTCGGTGCACGCGCGCACGATGTGCGAGATCGACCGCGCGCTGCATCCCCACGGCCTCGGAGCCAGTGACTTCGAGGTCCTGGACATCCTCGCGTCGGGCACGGCCGCGGAGCCCGGCGAGCAGTGCCGGGTGCAGAACATCGCGGGCCGGGTCCACCTGAGCCAGAGCGCCTTGTCCCGCCTCATCGGCCGGCTGGAGAAGGACGGCCTGGTGGAGCGCACCGTCTGCCAGGAGGACCGACGCGGAGTCTGGGTCGCGCTCACCGAGAAGGGGCGCGCCCTGCACGCCGAGGTGCTCCCCCTGCAACGCGCCGCCCTGGAGCGCGTGCTGAACGGCCAGGGAGTGTTGTGA
- a CDS encoding VOC family protein → MTAGLKTIIYPVKDLAQGKALFSALLGVEPYADEPYYVGFKDAGQDVGLDPNGHAKGMTGPVPYWHVADIRATLAALLDAGAESLQDVQDVGGGKLIAFVKDADGNLIGLTQDPSAE, encoded by the coding sequence ATGACCGCCGGCCTGAAGACCATCATCTACCCCGTCAAGGACCTCGCACAGGGAAAGGCGCTGTTCAGCGCACTGCTGGGGGTTGAGCCGTACGCGGACGAGCCGTACTACGTCGGCTTCAAGGACGCGGGCCAGGACGTCGGCCTCGACCCCAACGGTCACGCCAAGGGCATGACCGGGCCCGTCCCCTACTGGCACGTCGCCGACATCAGGGCGACCCTCGCGGCCCTGCTCGACGCCGGGGCCGAGTCGCTGCAGGACGTCCAGGACGTGGGCGGCGGCAAGCTGATCGCCTTTGTCAAGGACGCGGACGGGAACCTGATCGGGCTCACCCAGGATCCCTCCGCCGAGTAG
- a CDS encoding serine/threonine-protein kinase, producing MFQPLEDDDPRTAGEYRLLARLGAGGMGCVYLSHTPGGRAVAVKVIRPELADDPDFRDRFRQEVANARRVQGVCTVPVLDSDTEGPMPWLATAYIPGPSLADAVKEHGPLPRDTVLLLTAGVAEALQDIHRAGVVHRDLKPSNVLLAFDGPRVIDFGVARAADATALTRSGSAIGTPAFMAPEQALGGEITGATDVFALGQIAAFAATGAGAFGDGPSHGVLYRIVHEEPRLGELPDYLAELVAGCLHKDPALRPSPADVIRLCAAADPERGLRRVESWLPASVAGQLAQHAVREPQPQTQGQPQPQPQAQEQPSPVDTMALRIPRQGALGQRAESPAPGVTSGEFGPPVTPFPSAPGVGGVPGGAYAGMAAPGPVTPGGGVPYSAPTGPVLLGPAPRRRTKRRGLVTGGAVVLTVAAVTGALFLSGVLSPEEPADGASGQAGQASRSATEQQPTGSGDPSASPSKKAKPKKADPSASATRTAPPASDEPATSQTSAAARKPTATAAAQPATETYTGIRMTASHDLYLGDRPPGPKADTGTSDEDFTYAVYSSGAVVAPGSTSQSQLTRLAPRAAGTLDSCLAQTGSEKYLWVRDLAVGDRLCVVSGTGHVGLITFRGTAPSPDTTDYITVDIKVWRNAVDPVSG from the coding sequence ATGTTCCAGCCGCTTGAGGACGACGATCCGCGCACCGCAGGGGAATACCGCCTGCTGGCACGGCTCGGCGCCGGGGGCATGGGGTGCGTCTACCTGTCCCACACACCCGGCGGCAGGGCCGTCGCCGTGAAGGTGATCCGCCCCGAGCTCGCCGACGACCCCGACTTCCGCGACCGGTTCCGGCAGGAGGTCGCCAACGCCCGCCGGGTGCAGGGCGTGTGCACGGTGCCCGTCCTCGACAGCGACACCGAAGGGCCCATGCCCTGGCTCGCCACCGCCTATATCCCCGGCCCCTCCCTCGCGGATGCCGTCAAGGAGCACGGGCCGCTGCCCAGGGACACGGTGCTGCTGCTCACGGCGGGGGTGGCCGAGGCACTCCAGGACATCCACCGCGCCGGGGTCGTGCACCGCGACCTGAAGCCGTCGAATGTGCTGCTCGCTTTCGACGGGCCCCGCGTCATCGATTTCGGGGTGGCGCGCGCGGCGGACGCCACCGCCTTGACCCGCAGCGGTTCCGCCATCGGGACGCCCGCCTTCATGGCGCCCGAGCAGGCACTCGGCGGGGAGATCACCGGCGCGACCGATGTGTTCGCGCTCGGCCAGATCGCCGCCTTCGCCGCGACGGGCGCGGGCGCCTTCGGCGACGGGCCCTCGCACGGGGTGTTGTACCGCATCGTGCACGAGGAGCCTCGGCTCGGCGAACTCCCCGACTACCTGGCGGAGTTGGTGGCCGGGTGCCTGCACAAGGACCCGGCGCTGCGGCCGTCCCCGGCCGACGTCATACGCCTGTGCGCGGCCGCCGACCCGGAGCGGGGCCTGCGCCGCGTGGAGAGCTGGCTGCCTGCGTCGGTGGCGGGGCAGCTCGCACAGCACGCGGTGCGCGAGCCGCAGCCACAGACCCAGGGCCAGCCCCAGCCCCAGCCCCAAGCGCAGGAGCAGCCGTCCCCGGTGGACACGATGGCCCTGCGCATCCCCCGGCAGGGCGCCTTGGGACAGCGAGCCGAGTCCCCGGCACCGGGCGTCACCAGCGGTGAGTTCGGTCCCCCGGTCACTCCCTTTCCCTCGGCGCCCGGCGTCGGCGGCGTCCCCGGCGGCGCGTACGCCGGAATGGCGGCTCCCGGTCCTGTGACGCCCGGCGGGGGCGTGCCGTACTCCGCGCCCACCGGTCCCGTCCTCCTGGGGCCCGCGCCGCGGCGCCGTACCAAGCGGCGGGGGCTGGTCACGGGCGGGGCGGTCGTCCTGACCGTGGCCGCGGTGACCGGCGCCCTGTTCCTGTCCGGCGTCCTGAGCCCCGAGGAGCCGGCGGACGGCGCGAGCGGCCAGGCCGGACAGGCTTCCAGATCGGCGACCGAACAGCAGCCGACCGGCTCGGGTGATCCCTCCGCATCGCCGTCGAAGAAGGCGAAGCCGAAGAAGGCGGACCCGTCCGCGTCCGCGACCCGCACCGCCCCGCCCGCCTCCGACGAACCGGCCACGTCCCAGACGTCGGCCGCCGCCCGCAAGCCGACCGCGACGGCGGCGGCCCAGCCGGCGACGGAGACCTATACCGGCATTCGCATGACCGCCAGCCACGACCTGTATCTGGGCGACAGGCCCCCAGGGCCCAAGGCCGACACCGGCACGAGCGACGAGGACTTCACCTACGCCGTGTACTCCTCCGGCGCCGTCGTGGCTCCCGGATCCACCAGCCAGAGCCAGCTGACCCGCTTGGCGCCCCGTGCCGCCGGGACACTTGATTCCTGCCTCGCACAGACCGGCAGCGAGAAGTACCTGTGGGTGAGAGACCTCGCTGTCGGCGACCGGCTGTGCGTGGTCAGTGGAACCGGCCACGTCGGCCTCATCACCTTCCGCGGCACGGCGCCCTCGCCGGACACGACGGACTACATCACGGTGGACATCAAGGTCTGGCGCAACGCGGTGGACCCGGTGAGCGGCTGA